In a genomic window of Pseudomonadota bacterium:
- a CDS encoding ISAs1 family transposase, with translation MPRTTQAQRVEEGNEAQALDFFQQTLGSLPDPRRPQGVRYPLQTVVVTALMAMVCGCDDAESMELWGKMHEPWLGSMLPVPHGTPSQDVFLSVFAALDPAAFSAVLRSWANLLAVRLRATTHKHIAVDGKTSRRSFDRAHDKPALHTVSAFLSEAGLVLGQCKTRDKSNEITAIPELLQTLDLRGATVTIDAMGCQSEIAKTIVQGGGHYLLQVKDNQPTLRQQVAETFAEAADERTRALDEQARPQVEHSVDVDKGHGRLETRSVAVCRDLAWLVTSAERWPGLACVLQATRERTDLSTGKTSRETSYYIGSNPDATAAEMAHTIRRHWSIENELHWVLDMAFQEDHARHRARNTAQNMTTLRHFALNLVRRDGKRKVGIATARKSA, from the coding sequence ATGCCACGGACCACACAGGCTCAGAGGGTCGAAGAGGGCAATGAAGCCCAAGCGCTGGATTTTTTTCAACAAACGTTGGGTTCGTTACCCGACCCGCGACGCCCACAAGGCGTTCGCTACCCGTTGCAGACGGTGGTCGTGACGGCGCTGATGGCGATGGTGTGTGGTTGCGACGACGCCGAGTCCATGGAGCTATGGGGCAAGATGCATGAGCCATGGCTCGGCTCCATGCTTCCCGTGCCTCACGGGACGCCGAGCCAAGATGTGTTTCTGTCGGTATTCGCCGCCCTGGACCCTGCAGCCTTTTCGGCGGTGCTTCGTAGCTGGGCCAATCTGTTGGCCGTCCGCTTGCGGGCGACGACCCACAAGCACATCGCGGTCGATGGCAAGACGAGCCGGCGCAGTTTCGACCGAGCCCACGACAAACCCGCGCTGCACACGGTGAGCGCGTTTCTGAGCGAGGCGGGGTTGGTGTTGGGCCAATGCAAAACACGGGACAAGTCCAACGAAATCACGGCCATTCCGGAACTGCTGCAGACGCTCGACTTGCGCGGGGCCACGGTGACGATCGACGCGATGGGCTGTCAGAGCGAGATCGCCAAGACCATCGTGCAAGGCGGCGGTCACTACCTTCTGCAGGTCAAAGACAACCAGCCGACCTTGCGTCAACAAGTGGCCGAGACCTTTGCGGAGGCGGCCGACGAGCGGACCCGGGCACTGGACGAGCAAGCTCGACCCCAGGTGGAACACTCCGTGGACGTCGACAAGGGGCACGGGCGTCTCGAAACACGCTCGGTGGCGGTGTGCCGGGACTTGGCCTGGTTGGTCACCTCCGCGGAGCGTTGGCCTGGGCTGGCTTGTGTGCTGCAGGCCACGCGGGAGCGAACCGACCTGTCCACTGGCAAGACCTCGCGCGAAACCTCGTACTATATCGGCAGCAACCCCGACGCCACCGCCGCGGAAATGGCCCACACCATCCGCCGTCACTGGTCGATCGAGAACGAGCTGCACTGGGTGCTCGACATGGCCTTTCAGGAGGACCACGCCCGCCATCGCGCTCGAAACACCGCCCAGAACATGACCACGCTACGCCACTTCGCACTCAACCTCGTCCGGCGTGATGGCAAACGCAAAGTCGGCATCGCCACCGCCAGAAAGAGCGC